TTTGGTGTAATTGCTTCGGGTAATGAAAAAGATATACAAACAGGTGTGACCATGGAGCAGGTATTTGGTGCGCGTACAACCAGATCATCCTCGGTAATCCCTACTTTAAAGTATAAAAAAACTGATCTTCTTATCAAAGGATTAGATCTGAGTATTTATGGTGCTTATAATATGTCTCAAAATAGATTTATAGATACCACCAGGCTAAAATATAATTGGTTACAGCAAACCATCCCTACTACATCTGCCGAGCTAATCAGGACGCAGCTTAAAAATAAAGACAATGAAGGTTTGGCCACAGCCAACCTGGCTTATAAAATCAATGCACATCAGGCAGTTTCTTATAACTATGTATTAACTGATTTTAAAAGGAAATCAAGTGATGCGGAAAACCCGGACAACCCGGTGTTTTTATACCCTCAAAAATTAGCTAAACAGGTTATGGGACTGGCATGGCAAACTGATTACGAAGGCTTTACGGCAACATTATTTACCAAATTATATCTACTGAACGCTAAATCATTTGAACAGCAAACCACAAAGGAAGGGGTAACGAGCTATCAGCAATCATCGCTGAGTACCAGTAATTTGGGATATGGTGCTGCTGCTGCTTATTTCATCCTGACTGGTTTACAAGCGAAAGCCTCTTTTGAGCATACTTTCAGATTGCCTGAGGCGACAGAATTACTAGGAGACGGCTTATATGTGAGAAGAAATTCTGCACTTAAGCCAGAAAGCAGTAACAACCTTAACTTAGGCGCTTTATATAAACTGCCGCTGCAAGGTGATCATAAAGTTGGAATAGAAGGTAACTTTATCTATAGAAAATCGCAGAATTTTATCCGCCTTGATCAGGCACAAGCAGCACCTATTGACAGGCAATATATCAATGTTGGTGATGTACTGACCACTGGTGTAGAGGGAGAAGTAAAGTACACCTGGAAAGATAAGATTTTTGTGAGTGCGAATATGACTTATCAGAATATCGTTGATAAGCAAAAGACGATTACGACCACTAATTTTACAGGCACCAATACTTCTGCAAACTTTTATTATAACAGCCGCCTGCCTAATATGCCTTTCCTTTTTGGGAACGCAGATATCGGAACGGTATTCAAACAGGTTGGTGCTGCTGAGAATTCTTTAAGTATCAGCTATAGCCTGAATTATGTACAAAAATACTTTTTGACTTCTACGGCTTTGGGTGCTGACAACCAGGATATTATTCCTCAGCAGTTCTCTCATAACCTGATGGCTGGCTATTCGATAAAGAATGGAAAGTATAACATCGCTTTGGAAGGAAGAAATCTGGCAGACAACAGGTTATTTGATAACTATTTGCTGCAAAAGCCGGGACGTTCTTTCTTTATCAAACTCAGATATTTTATCAGTAAATAATCCGCAAACAAAACACACAATTATATTCGATTCTTATGTATTCAATTAAACAACTATTTAAAACAACCCTTTTTGCAGGGTTAGCGCTTGCCGCTGTTTCTTGTAGTAAAGATAAAGGTACTGACACACCAGCTGTAGGTAGTGGTGATCATGTTTATACTTTAGGACTAGGTATTGATGGTACCGGGGGAACAACAAATTATGTAGCACAGGCGAGTGACCTGATGAGCGGCACAATTAATGCAAAAGCGGCTTTATTACAAACGGGATATCGTGATTATGCTTTTGGTGGTTCTACGTTTTTTAGTATTGGAGGCCTTGGTGTAACTGATGCTAATGCAATTACATTAGGTTCAGATAATAAACTGGTTTCAAAAACGGGGCTTACTTTTGAAACTGATAACAGTGAGCTGGTCAATGTGGATGCAAACACAATGGTTGGCGCGTCATTCCCTTCATCAAGTACAGTAGGGCTGAATGCGAAATTTTATACCTTGAATATTGCTTCCAATACTTTGTCTAACAAGGCTGAGGTTCCTATGAACAAGCTTTTCTCTAAAGACTGGTTGTTTTACACTGGGATGCAGGTAAGAGGGAATCAATTATTCCAGACATTTTATCCGGTTAACCAGACTACGTATGCAACACTTTATACAGATACAAATTATGTAGCTGTATATTCTTACCCTGGTTTTGTATTACAAAAAGTTATCAAAGATACCCGTACAGGACCTTCAGGTGCATTCAATACCAGATCTGGTATTGTTCAGACAGAAAGTGGAGATCTTTATACCATTTCTAACAGCAGTTTTGCCAATGGTTACAGTCAGTCTACTAAGCCGGCAGGTATTTTAAGAATTAAAGCAGGTGCAACTGATTTTGACCCAACTTATTTCTTCAACACGGATACAGCACCTAATGGTGGTAAAATTGCACATGCTAAATATATCGGTAATGGCTTGATATTCGCAGCAATCACTACTCAGGTCCCTGTTTTAGCTGACCGCTGGAGTGACAATTATTTAAGACTGGCTATTATCAATCTGACCAATAACACAATTACTTTAGTTGCGAATGCACCTGTTTTCAAAGGAAATGGTGGCAGAAGTTTCGCAGCATTATTGGATGGTGGAAAGGTTTATACGGCACTAAGTTCTGGTGGGGTGGTTAACATTTACCAGGTTGATGTAGCTAGTGCTACTGCTGTTAAAGGAGCAGTTGTAGAAGCTACTTTTGTAGGTGGTATTGCAAAAATGAAATAAGAATATAAATTGCTTTTATGCAATTGCAGAAGCCTGGTGAATTCATTTTCATCAGGCTTTTTTTATGCAGCTTATTGATAACATAATGTTTAATTTCTCTTCATATGAGTTGTTGAACTTTAGCCTGCTTATCAATTAGACAGGCAGGTTAATATGGAACAACAGCAAGTACAAGATATAGTAGATCAAATATTCGGTTTATATGAGACCCTTGGTGGGGAGGAATATGGTGAAAGTGTGAGTATGACGATGCATATGATGCAATGTGCACAACTCGCACAACAAGCTGGTGAAGCCGATGAAGTAGTACTTGCAGCTTTCCTTCATGATATCGGCCATTTTCTGGAAGGTGATGAAAAGATGGATATTTATGGTACGCAGAATCATGATGATCTGGGTGGCCGGTTTTTAGTAGATCTTGGTTTTCCGCAAAGGATGGCCGATCTGGTGTCAAGCCATGTTGCTGCGAAGAAATACCTGGTTTATGCGGAGCCCGCTTATTATGATGCACTTTCTGAAGTGAGTAAGATCACACTCGAATTCCAGGGTGGAAAAATGACTGCTGAAGAGGCTGCTGAATTTGAAAAAGATCCGCTGTTGCCCTTATATGTTAAAATACGGAAATGGGACGATCTGGGAAAGGACGCAGATAAACCAGTATTAGCTGAGGAAATTCAGCTGATGAAAGAAAAAACGCATAATTATTTGATGAACTTATAATCTTTATTATTTCTGCATAAATTTAGGGTAGAGCAGGACAGTTAATAACAGTTAGCTGATTATAAAGCGGTATTATCGCTTATTATTCTAACCAGATATATAAATTTATGCAGATTATCTTTGGAGTTATATTCCATTTTATCGGGGGCTTTGCCTCTGGCAGCTTTTACATCCCTTATAAAAAAGTTAAGGGCTGGGCCTGGGAGAGCTACTGGATCGTTGGTGGGATCTTTTCCTGGCTGATTGTACCGCCTTTGGCAGCTTATTTAACCATTCCTGATTTTGCTGAAATTATCAAACATACCAGTGCTGCAATTATAGGATTAACTTATTTTTTTGGCGTATTGTGGGGAATAGGAGGGCTTACTTTCGGGCTTGGCGTACGCTATCTCGGGGTATCGTTAGGCAGCTCGATTATATTAGGGATGAGCTCTGTATTCGGCGCATTAATGCCCTCAATTTATTATGACTTTTATCCTAAAGCGGGCAAAGATACTTTTACTGAAATTATTACGAGTCCGTGGGGGCAACTGGTCATTATAGGTTTAATCGTTTGTATAGCAGGAATTATCATTTGCGGAAAAGCCGGAATGATGAAAGAAAAAGATCTTTCTGCACAGAAGCAGACCAAAGAAAGCGCTGAATTCAAAATAGGACTGGGTTTAACAGTGGCCGTAATTTCAGGCATACTCAGTTCTTGTTTCGCCTTTGGTATTGATGCAGGAAAGGATATGGCGCATGAAGCAAATCATTTGTGGAAAGCACTTCATCCGGGGCAGGGAGAATTCCTTTTCCAAAATAATGTAACTTATATCGTGATTTTATGGGGAGGCTTAACCACTAATTTTATCTGGTGTATGCTGCTGAATGCTAAAAATAAAACCTTCAAAGATTATACGAATAAAGAAGCCCCATTGCTTAAGAATTATATCTTTTCGGCATTAGCAGGGATCACCTGGTTTCTACAGTTCTTTTTTTACGGAATGGGCGAAAGCAAACTAGGCAATGGCGCGAGTTCATGGATTTTGCATATGGCCTTTATTATCCTGGTTGCCAATGTTTGGGGATTGGTACTGAATGAATGGAAAGCTGTATCAAAGAAAACATTCAGGACTGTGCTGGTTGGTATTGTATTTATTATCGCTTCTATCCTGATTGTAGGGTATGGAAATTCAATTAAATAGTCACAAAAAAATATTCAATAATATGTTCGACGAAAGAGATCGTTTTAAACACGTAAGTTATTTATGGGATGAAACAGAAGCTGCTAAGTTAGCAGGAGATGAGGTTGCTTTATTACTTTACCGTTCAAATTTATTAGGTGCAGATTTACGGCTTACCAATTATGGCGGTGGAAATACTTCGTGCAAAGCGGATGCAATTGATCCGCTAACCGGCGAGACTACCGAAATTATGTGGATCAAAGGTTCAGGAGGAGATATTGGTACATTAAAACGTAATGGTTTGGCTGCGTTATATGCAGACCGCCTCAGAGCTTTAAAAAATATCTACAAAGGTTTAGATCAGGAAGATGAAATGGTAGAGCTTTTTAACCATTGTATTTATGATTTAAACTCCAAAGCACCCTCAATTGATACACCTTTACATGGATTTCTCCCTTTTAAACATATTGACCACCTGCATCCTGATGCGGCAATTGCAATTGCAGCAGCGAAAGATGGAAAGCAGATTACGCACGATTTGTTTAAAGGTAAAATTGGCTGGGTAGACTGGCAGAAGCCTGGGTTTGACCTGGGATTACAATTGAAGCAGTGTCTGGACGAAAATCCGGGGATCCGCGGGATTATGCTGGGATCTCATGGGTTATTTACCTGGGGAGATACCGCTTATGAAAGTTACCTGAACACGCTGGAAGTCATAGAGATTTGTGCAGATTATCTGGAAACTAACTATGGAAAAAAAGGGCCTGTATTCGGTGGTCAGAAAATCGCTTCGCCTCAACAACCGGTAAGGGAAAGCCAGGCAGCGCTATTGTCACCAATCTTACGCGGATTTTGTTCTTCAGAGCGTCATATGATCGGGCACTTTACAGATGATGCCAGGGTATTGGAGTTTATCAACTCGAATGATCTGGCAAGACTTGCCCCACTGGGAACAAGTTGCCCGGACCACTTTTTACGCACCAAAATAAGTCCGCTGGTTTTAACGCTGGATGCAGAAGAAGATCTGAGCGATACAGAACGCCTTAAAGCTTTGCTTGCCCCGGTTTTTGTCGCTTACCGGGAAATGTATGCAGATTACTATCAAACATGTAAACATGATAACAGTCCGGCAATGCGGGATGCGAACCCGGTTATTATCCTTTATCCGGGAATTGGCCTGTTCTCTTTCTCCAAAGATAAACAGACTGCACGTGTGGCAGCAGAGTTTTATATCAATGCAATTAATGTGATGAAAGGCGCAGAAGCAATTTCCTCTTATACTTCATTGCCACGTCAGGAGGCATTTAATATCGAATACTGGCTGCTTGAAGAAGCAAAGCTGCAACGAATGCCAAAACCGAAAGCGTTAACAGGTAAAATTGCACTGGTTACTGGCAGCGCAGGAGGAATTGGTAAGGCGATCGCCAGAAAGTTTGTAGAGGAGGGGGCTGTAGTTATTGTCAATGACAATGATAACGGACGTTTAGAGCAAGCAGCTCAGGAGTTTAGCCAGTTATATGGAAAAGATGCTTATACAACCGCATTGCTGGATGTCACTCAGAACGAAGCGATACAGGATGCTTTTAATACAGCTGCGCTGGCTTTTGGCGGAGTAGATATTGTGGTCAATTGTGCTGGATTATCTATTTCAAAACCGATCGAAGAACATACCGATAAAGATTGGGATTTGTTATATGATGTGCTGGTCAAAGGGCAGTTTAAAATCACACAAACAGCTGTAATAATGATGCGCAAACAGGCAATTGGTGGAGATATCCTAAATATTGTCAGTAAAAATGCGTTAGTTTCAGGTCCTAATAATGCGGGATATGGATCAGCTAAAGCCGCACAACTTCACCTGAGCAGATTAAATGCTGCGGAATTAGGAAAAGATCAGATCAGGGTCAACGTAGTTAACCCGGATGCGGTAATTTCGGATAGTAAAATATGGGAAGGAGACTGGGCTGCCGGCCGTGCAAAAGCATACGGTGTCAAAGTAGAAGAATTGCCTGCTTTTTATGCAAAGAGAACTTTGCTGGATAAGATTATCCTTCCGGAAGATATTGCAAATGCTTGTTTAGTTTTTGTAGGTGGACTTTTAAATAAATCTACCGGGAATGTATTAAATGTAGACGGTGGCGTGGCTATGGCTTTCGTCAGATAAACTGAAGAAAATGGAAATAGAAAAATATCAGATAGATGCGCACAACCAGGAGCTGGAAACTGAACATCAGCGCAGATTCGATTTTGCGGCGGCAGAAAATCCGCAGGTTGAAAGTATAATTTCTAAGTTGATCCAATTCCAGATTGGGATTCCAAGCTGGGCACTAGGGACTGGTGGAACACGTTTCGGCCGCTTTTCTGGCGGGGGGGAACCACGTAGCCTGGAAGAGAAAATAGAGGATATCGGGCTGATCCATCGGTTAAATCAATCAAGCGGGGCAGTTTCCCTGCATATCCCATGGGATAAAACTGAGGATTACGAAGGCGTTAAGAGACTAGCTCATCATCATGGGCTTCGTTTTGATGCGATGAACTCTAATACTTTTCAAGACCAGCCGGGTCAGGCACATAGTTATAAGTTCGGTTCTTTACAGCATGTCAATAAAGCGGTACGCAAACAGGCAATTGCACACAATATTGAAGTGATCCGTCAGGGTGTAGCCTTTGGGTCGGACGCGTTAACGGTCTGGCTGGCTGATGGCTCCTGTTTTCCGGGACAGTTAAATTTCAGAAAAGCCTTTCAGAATACCCTGGAAAGCCTGGAAGAAATTTATGCAGCTTTGCCAGAAAAATGGAAATTATTTGTGGAGTATAAGGCTTTTGAACCGAACTTTTATTCGACTACAGTTGGAGATTGGGGACAGTCTTTGTTATTCGCCAGTAAACTGGGGCCTAAAGCTTATACACTGGTTGATCTGGGTCATCATTTACCGAACGCAAATATTGAGCAGATTGTCTCTCTTTTACTGATGGAAGGCAAATTGGGTGGTTTTCACTTTAATGACTCGAAGTATGGAGACGATGATTTAACTGCGGGAAGTATGAAGCCATATCAATTGTTTCTTATTTTTAATGAATTGATAGAGGGGATGGATGCAAAAGGTATAGATCATGCTACAGGTTTAGGCTGGATGATTGACGCTTCGCACAACGTGAAAGATCCTTTAGAAGATTTGCTGCAATCTGTAGAAGCAATTATGCTGGCTTATACGCAGGCATTGCTGGTAGATAAAGAAGCTTTGTCTATAGCACAGCAGGAAAATGATACCGTTAGGTGTCAGGAGATTTTGCAAAATGCTTTCCGTACAGATGCACGCGCAATTGTACAGGAAGCAAGGTTAAGAAGTGGAGGAGCTGCGAAGCCTTTAGCGTTATACCGCCAGCTGAAAGTCAGAGAAAAGCTGATTGCAGCAAGGGGAGCGAAAACCATAGCAACAGGTTTATAATGAGTGCAATTCCAGTTATTGTCGTTTTTGATGTAGGAAAAACTAATAAAAAGATTTTCCTCTTTGATGAAGACTATAAAATAGTTTTTGAACGCTCAGCCCGTTTTATAGAAATGTATGACGAGGATGGAGATCTGTGTGAAAACCTGGAAAGTTTAAGGCTTTCTGTTTTCGATTCTTTGCGAGAAATATTGAAGCGCAAAGAGTTTGAGATTAAGGCCATTAACTTCTCTACTTATGGGGCCAGTTTTGTATACATTGATGAATATGGAAAACCGCTGGCCCCGTTATATAATTATCTAAAGGCTTATCCTGAAGAACTGGAAGCTAGTTTTTATGCTGCTTATGGTGGCCGGGAAACTATTTCTGCGGAAACGGCTTCACCTGTTTTGGGGAGCCTTAATTCAGGGATGCAGTTGTACCGGATTAAAAAAGAAAAGCCGGATTTATATAAACAGATCAGGTATGCGCTGCATCTTCCTCAATACCTGAGTTATCTGGTTTCTGGTGTAGAATATTCAGATCTGACCAGTATTGGCTGCCATACGCAGCTTTGGGATTTTAAGCAAAATGATTACCATGAATGGGTTAAAAAGGAGGGACTAGATCAGAAATTAGCACCTATTGCCTCGGCCGACCAGGTATTTCCTTCGGAGTTTCCGGGCAATCAGTATCAGGTGGGCATTGGTTTGCATGATAGTTCTGCGGCATTGATCCCGTATCTGATTAACTTTCATGAACCATTTGTGCTGATTTCTACCGGAACGTGGTGTATCACAATGAACCCTTTTAATACCGCTGCACTTACCCCGGCAGAGCTGGCACAAGACTGTCTTTGTTATTTGCAATATAAAGGGAAACCTGTCAAAGCATCCCGGATTTTCGCAGGTTACGAGCATGAACAGCAGGTGAAACGTATTGCTGCTCATTTCAAGCAGAATATTGGCCGTTACCGGCATATGAAATATGAGGCAAATATCACTGAAGAGTTGCTGAAAGTGATGAAAGAAAGACAGGAACTGGATCTGCCTCTGGGTAAAGAGTCTGCTTTTTCTAAGCGTGATCTAGCCTCTTTTCCATCAGATACTTTTGCCTATCACCAGTTTATTCTGGACCTCACTTTACAACAAAAAGCATCTTCCAGCTTAGTGATGGCTAACGAAAAGGTAAAAAGGATTTTTGTAGATGGAGGTTTTAGCAAGAATACAATTTATATGAATATGTTAGCGCTATTGTTTCCTGAGCTGGAAGTTTTTGCTGCTTCTATGGCACAGGCTACAGCAATTGGGACTGCGCTGGCAATACATCAGTGCTGGAATAGCAAGCCAATTCCGAATGACCTGATTGAATTAAAATATTATACAACACATACGAACCAAGAATTATGAAGCTTTATCAGAAAATAAGTAGTAGCCCTTCCCTGTTTTTAATTTTTGGTTTGAGTTTAAGTCAGCTTGTTTTTAGTCAGGTTGCTTTTAGTAATGAAATTGTATCGCCGGCAGGCTTACAGTGTGAACATTTAGTCAATCCTATTGGCATTGATGCGCCAAAACCAAGGTTGTCGTGGTTGCTTTCTGATGCGCGGCAAGGCGCAAAGCAAACGGCTTACCGGGTAACAGTCGGTACAGATTCTGCTGCATTGCTTCAGCAAAAAAAGGTTTTGTGGAATACGGGAAAGGTTAGCTCTGCCGCCGCATTACTTCTTTATAATGGAGATTTATTAAAACCATTTACCAGGTATTTCTGGCAGGTAGAGGTCTGGGATAAAGATGGAAAAAAAGGGGTGGCTAAGATCGCCAGTTTTGAAACCGGAATGGTGAAAATGTCCAATTGGAAAGGGACGTGGATCAGTGACCGGAACGATGTGAATATATTACCTGCGCCGTATTTCAGAAAAGTGTTTGAGAGCCCGAAAAAGATAAAATCTGCCAGAGCATATATTGCAGCAGCAGGATTGTATGAATTATATCTGAATGGTAAAAAAGTTGGTAATCATCGTCTTGATCCGATGTATACCCGGTTTGACAGGAGGAATTTATATGTAAGTTATGACGTGACAGCCAATTTACAGGCTGGTAAAAATGCCATTGGTGTTTTACTTGGAAATGGTTGGTATAATCACCAGTCTTTAGCAGTATGGAATTTTGATAAAGCACCGTGGCGGGCAAGACCAGCGTTTTGCCTGGATCTGCGGATTACTTATCAGGATGGCTCTGAAGAAACCGTAACTTCTGATGGCAGCTGGAAAACACATAGCGGGCCATTGGTTTTTAACAGCATTTATACTGCTGAACATTATGATGCACGTTTGGAACAACCGGGATGGAATAAGGTAGATTTTGATGCCAGTAAATGGGGAGATGTGACCTTGCGTGCAGCACCTTCGGAAAATATTGTCAGCCAGGCGATGCACCCAATCCGTAGTATTGAAACTATTCCGGCAGTATCGGTGAAGAAGTTTAACGATACAACTTATGTTTTTGATCTGGGCAGAAATATCGCCGGGGTCAGCAAGATTAAAGTAAAAGGTGAAAGTGGAACAATAATACAGATTAAACACGGAGAAAGACTATATCCGGACGGCCGTCTTGATCTTTCCAATATTGATGTTTACCATCGTCCGAAAGATAAAAAAGATCCTTTTCAAACGGATATTTTAATCTTAAATGGTAAGGGGGACGAAGAATTTATGGCCAGGTTCAACTACAAAGGATTTCAATACGTAGAGGTGGTCAGCAGTAAGCCTGTGGAGTTGAAAAAGGAAAGTATTACCGGATATTTTATGCATAGTGATGTTCCGGTAGCTGGTCAGATCAGTTCTTCTAATCCTTTGATTGATAAGTTATGGTGGGCGACAAATAATTCTTACTTATCAAATTTATATGGTTATCCTACAGATTGCCCGCAACGGGAAAAGAATGGCTGGACCGGGGACGGACATTTTGCTGTAGAAACGGGTTTGTATAATTTTGACGGCATTACTATTTATGAGAAATGGCTTGCTGATCATCGGGACGAGCAGCAGCCGAATGGAGTATTGCCTGATATCATTCCTACAGGTGGATGGGGATATGGAACAGCCAACGGAACAGACTGGACGAGTACAATCGCTATTATTCCCTGGGATATTTACCAATTTTATGGGGATTCCAAATTATTAGAGGCTTGTTATGACAATATCAAGAGCTATGTGAATTATGTGACGCAAATTAGTCCTTCGGGGTTAACGAGTTATGGCAGAGGAGACTGGGTTCCTGTTAAGTCCTCTTCTCCTTTAGAATACACTTCTTCAGTTTATTATTATGTAGATGCTCATATTCTCGCCAAAACGGCAAAGCTGTTTGGTAAAACGGAGGATGCTCAACATTATAGTGCACTGGCTGATAAAATTAAAAAAGCTATCAATGATAAATATCTGAATCAATCTACCGGGATTTATGGTAGTGGTTTGCAAACGGAATTAAGTGTTGCGTTGCAGTGGGGGATAGTTCCACCAGAGCTTCAGGATAAAGTAGCTTCCAACCTGGCAAAAAGAGTGGCCGCAGACGGGATGCATCTTGATGTTGGTGTCTTGGGAGCTAAAGCAATTCTGAATGCATTGAGTGATCATGGTCAGGCAGAAACTGCTTACAAACTGGCTGCGCAGGATACTTATCCTTCATGGGGCTGGTGGATTGTTAATGGGGCAACCACGCTTTATGAGAATTGGAACATTCAAGCGGAACGCGATATTTCTTTAAATCACATGATGTTTGGAGAAATAGGTGGTTGGTTTTTCAAAGGTCTTGGCGGGATTAAAGTCGATGAATTACAACCGGGCTTTAAAAATGTGATCCTGGCGCCAAATTTCGTTACCGGGTTAACACATTTTGAAGCGAGCCATGACGGGCCGTATGGGAAAATCGTTTCTTCGTGGAAAAGAAAAGGGGACGCAGTTATTTATGACGTGACCATTCCCGCGAATAGTAGTTCGACAATTTCTTTTCCAATATCGGATACTCAGGCTGTTTATTATAAGGGTAAAAAGATCAGCCGGATTTATAAAACCGAATCTGGTAAATATCAGTTCGAAATCCGGTAACACGGGTATAAAACCGAATAAAATCAATTCTAAATTCATCTCTTCATTTCAAAAATCAGTAAAAGGGGAAGTCATTAATTTGGCTTCCCCTTTTTAATTAAAACCTTTTAAATGTAAATAAAAGCCGATTTACAGGATAGAGCAGGTTGCCGATCAGCAGGGGTTGGTTTACTTTAGAACAACCAAATATAAAACACATATGACAATGGAGAGAAATTTACAAAAGTTCTTTTCTGCGCTGATTTGTGTACTGTTGTTCACACTTTACAATAGTACAAATGTCTTTTCTCAGCAGAAAACTGTGACTGGTAAAGTCACAGATCAAAGT
The sequence above is drawn from the Pedobacter cryoconitis genome and encodes:
- a CDS encoding FGGY-family carbohydrate kinase translates to MSAIPVIVVFDVGKTNKKIFLFDEDYKIVFERSARFIEMYDEDGDLCENLESLRLSVFDSLREILKRKEFEIKAINFSTYGASFVYIDEYGKPLAPLYNYLKAYPEELEASFYAAYGGRETISAETASPVLGSLNSGMQLYRIKKEKPDLYKQIRYALHLPQYLSYLVSGVEYSDLTSIGCHTQLWDFKQNDYHEWVKKEGLDQKLAPIASADQVFPSEFPGNQYQVGIGLHDSSAALIPYLINFHEPFVLISTGTWCITMNPFNTAALTPAELAQDCLCYLQYKGKPVKASRIFAGYEHEQQVKRIAAHFKQNIGRYRHMKYEANITEELLKVMKERQELDLPLGKESAFSKRDLASFPSDTFAYHQFILDLTLQQKASSSLVMANEKVKRIFVDGGFSKNTIYMNMLALLFPELEVFAASMAQATAIGTALAIHQCWNSKPIPNDLIELKYYTTHTNQEL
- a CDS encoding alpha-L-rhamnosidase: MKLYQKISSSPSLFLIFGLSLSQLVFSQVAFSNEIVSPAGLQCEHLVNPIGIDAPKPRLSWLLSDARQGAKQTAYRVTVGTDSAALLQQKKVLWNTGKVSSAAALLLYNGDLLKPFTRYFWQVEVWDKDGKKGVAKIASFETGMVKMSNWKGTWISDRNDVNILPAPYFRKVFESPKKIKSARAYIAAAGLYELYLNGKKVGNHRLDPMYTRFDRRNLYVSYDVTANLQAGKNAIGVLLGNGWYNHQSLAVWNFDKAPWRARPAFCLDLRITYQDGSEETVTSDGSWKTHSGPLVFNSIYTAEHYDARLEQPGWNKVDFDASKWGDVTLRAAPSENIVSQAMHPIRSIETIPAVSVKKFNDTTYVFDLGRNIAGVSKIKVKGESGTIIQIKHGERLYPDGRLDLSNIDVYHRPKDKKDPFQTDILILNGKGDEEFMARFNYKGFQYVEVVSSKPVELKKESITGYFMHSDVPVAGQISSSNPLIDKLWWATNNSYLSNLYGYPTDCPQREKNGWTGDGHFAVETGLYNFDGITIYEKWLADHRDEQQPNGVLPDIIPTGGWGYGTANGTDWTSTIAIIPWDIYQFYGDSKLLEACYDNIKSYVNYVTQISPSGLTSYGRGDWVPVKSSSPLEYTSSVYYYVDAHILAKTAKLFGKTEDAQHYSALADKIKKAINDKYLNQSTGIYGSGLQTELSVALQWGIVPPELQDKVASNLAKRVAADGMHLDVGVLGAKAILNALSDHGQAETAYKLAAQDTYPSWGWWIVNGATTLYENWNIQAERDISLNHMMFGEIGGWFFKGLGGIKVDELQPGFKNVILAPNFVTGLTHFEASHDGPYGKIVSSWKRKGDAVIYDVTIPANSSSTISFPISDTQAVYYKGKKISRIYKTESGKYQFEIR